From a single Miscanthus floridulus cultivar M001 chromosome 8, ASM1932011v1, whole genome shotgun sequence genomic region:
- the LOC136477900 gene encoding uncharacterized protein isoform X1 gives MAAASPPPSPPHAKRPKMSSSSDPEADAEPTSASAAVEGADPAQRRPRYKRRKVAILLGYCGAGYQGMQKNPGARTIEGDLEQALYQAGAVPEADRAAPRRYDWARAARTDKGVSAAAQVVSGRFYVDPPGFIDRLNAQLAPQIRAYGYVRVTNSFNAKKFCDRRRYLYLLPVFALDPSAHPDREAVMASMGSGSELSKCLECSERGRKVPGVMGREGKLPSPGQNGVDAPGEGSVASHDESGTLGDAKCDHTSSDGGNPCAHGEVGLNSTEKLDLPVSGDGTEAANAEMGSNGGGDVVQSAVADIYIGNEEKKLEPAATEEKAQDMDSEKSNGEEKPPTKSTFSYTDEVKERFNRILKYYVGTHNFHNFTTRTKAEDPAAKRFIISFGADRVVSLDGIDFVRCEVVGQSFMLHQIRKMIGLAVAVMRNCAPESIYDVAFRKDVNLNVPTAPEVGLYLDECMFTSYNKKWKDSHEAVSMEPYYEEAEEFKVKNIFTHIAAMEHKEGAVALWLHSLNHRNYPDFRYMETAEPKVGAEVESIDAGAEAKVGTEVENIEEAQMPSDNLSE, from the exons ATGgccgccgcctcgccgccgccctcgccgccCCACGCAAAGCGCCCCAAGATGTCCTCCTCCTCCGACCCGGAAGCCGATGCTGAGCCCACCTCGGCCTCCGCCGCCGTTGAGGGCGCCGATCCTGCGCAGCGTCGCCCCAGGTACAAGCGCCGCAAGGTCGCCATCCTGCTCGGGTACTGCGGCGCGGGGTACCAGGGCATGCAGAAGAACCCGGGCGCGCGCACCATCGAGGGGGACCTCGAGCAGGCGCTCTACCAGGCGGGCGCCGTGCCCGAGGCCGACCGGGCCGCGCCGCGCCGTTACGACTGGGCACGTGCTGCGCGCACCGACAAGGGCGTCAGCGCCGCGGCGCAGGTAGTGTCCGGGCGCTTCTACGTCGACCCGCCGGGCTTCATCGATCGCTTGAACGCCCAGCTCGCGCCGCAGATCCGCGCCTACGGCTACGTGCGCGTAACCAACTCGTTCAACGCGAAGAAGTTCTGCGACCGCCGGAGGTACCTGTACCTGCTCCCCGTGTTTGCTCTTGACCCGAGCGCGCACCCGGACCGCGAGGCCGTCATGGCGAGCATGGGGAGTGGGAGCGAGCTTAGCAAGTGCCTGGAGTGCTCTGAGAGAGGCAGGAAGGTGCCTGGTGTCATGGGCCGGGAGGGGAAACTGCCCAGCCCCGGGCAGAATGGTGTTGATGCTCCCGGGGAAGGAAGTGTGGCCAGCCATGATGAATCTGGAACACTTGGGGATGCAAAATGTGATCATACAAGTTCAGATGGTGGTAACCCATGTGCGCATGGGGAGGTTGGACTGAACAGCACGGAGAAGCTTGATTTACCCGTCTCTGGTGATGGAACTGAAGCTGCAAATGCTGAGATGGGATCGAATGGTGGAGGTGATGTTGTACAGTCAG CTGTTGCAGATATTTATATTGGGAACGAGGAGAAGAAACTTGAACCTGCAGCCACTGAAGAGAAAGCACAAGATATGGATTCCGAGAAGAGCAATGGAGAAGAGAAGCCGCCAACTAAGAGCACCTTTTCTTACACTGATGAAGTGAAGGAGAGGTTCAACAGGATTCTCAAGTACTATGTTGGGACTCACAATTTCCATAACTTCACCACAAGAACTAAGGCAGAGGATCCTGCAGCGAAAAGGTTTATCATTTCCTTTGGCGCCGATCGTGTTGTCAGCCTGGATGGGATTGATTTTGTCAGGTGTGAAGTTGTTGGACAGAGTTTCATGCTCCATCAGATCCGGAAGATGATTGGTCTTGCTGTAGCTGTGATGAGGAACTGTGCACCTGAATCAATTTATGATGTCGCCTTTCGCAA GGATGTCAACCTTAATGTGCCTACTGCACCTGAGGTCGGTCTGTACCTAGATGAATGCATGTTCACATCATACAACAAGAAATGGAAGGATTCACATGAGGCAGTTTCCATGGAACCTTATTATGAGGAGGCTGAAGAGTTCAAGGTCAAGAATATTTTCACTCATATTGCGGCGATGGAACACAAGGAGGGAGCTGTAGCTTTGTGGTTGCACTCATTGAACCACAGAAATTATCCAGATTTCCGCTACATGGAAACCGCTGAGCCCAAGGTTGGTGCTGAAGTTGAGAGTATTGATGCTGGTGCAGAGGCCAAGGTTGGGACTGAAGTTGAGAATATTGAAGAAGCACAAATGCCAAGCGATAATCTAAGTGAGTAA
- the LOC136470478 gene encoding subtilisin-like protease 4 — protein sequence MTPRFHLALLVVLCSSHLISSIRRASDNDNPLASYLVAVRCPDCLVGVDEPEALEQWHTHLLEQVCNTSDPATAERFPTAESRLIYSYSHVVSGFSAWLTRKEIEDMARLPWFVEIIPDKSYKLMAVDTPTSSQLSWLDNVRDGVWSEGNMGEGMIIGILDAGVAAGDITTSSEAEGMLPPPVKWKGTGRASVLGIEYDEAFAVAPKAHLAMYHVCNEECHPKEVRAGMDAAVDDGVDVISMSFNSTEDSTVFHDYAVTAPSYSAVAQGVLVCTPAGSSSPDMFKVESNAPWLLTVAASDADRRVVTNVELGSGILKPDVSVPCANTLAVAPHGDVEYTDTLIKVATSLAAAHVSGVAALIKKAHQEWSPAAIKSAIVTTADLVGPGDAMPGDAASYFVTGAGEVNPMKAMDPGLVYDLTTGDFIPYLCGMGLGEDRIRKIVEPAHASCAETGEIAAKDLNYPSIMIVTGDDVRQVEPKRTVTNVGEPEETYSAEVFAPGVDVAVNPSTLAFSDVDQKRDFVITVKREASTPTKAVVEGELKWVSGKHAVRSPMVIVVGETSASYGADVPAGIESSDEKTTPHEPS from the exons ATGACACCCCGGTTTCACCTCGCCCTCCTCGTCGTTCTGTGCTCGTCTCACCTCATCTCGTCCATCCGTCGAGCGTCCGACAATGACAACCCGCTCGCCTCATACCTCGTCGCCGTCCGCTGCCCGGACTGTCTGGTTGGCGTCGACGAGCCGGAGGCGCTCGAGCAGTGGCACACGCACCTCCTCGAGCAAGTGTGCAACACTAGCGACCCGGCGACCGCGGAGCGGTTCCCGACGGCGGAGTCGCGCCTCATCTACTCGTATAGCCATGTGGTGAGCGGGTTCTCGGCGTGGCTCACGCGGAAGGAGATCGAGGACATGGCGAGGCTCCCCTGGTTCGTCGAGATCATCCCGGACAAGAGCTACAAGCTTATGGCCGTCGACACTCCAACTTCTTCGCAGCTTTCATGGCTTGACAATGTTAGGGATGGCGTGTGGAGCGAGGGCAACATGGGCGAGGGTATGATCATTGGCATCCTTGACGCCGGCGTCGCCGCTGGCGACATCACCACCAGCTCCGAAGCCGAAGGGATGCTGCCGCCTCCGGTCAAGTGGAAAGGCACAGGT CGCGCATCCGTTCTTGGAATCGAGTACGACGAGGCATTCGCGGTGGCGCCCAAGGCGCACCTCGCAATGTACCACGTGTGCAACGAGGAGTGCCACCCGAAAGAAGTAAGAGCAGGGATGGACGCCGCGGTGGACGACGGCGTCGACGTCATATCGATGTCCTTCAACAGCACCGAGGACAGCACGGTGTTCCACGACTATGCCGTGACCGCGCCGTCGTACAGCGCCGTCGCCCAGGGTGTGTTGGTCTGCACTCCGGCCGGGAGCAGCAGCCCGGACATGTTCAAGGTCGAGAGCAACGCGCCTTGGCTGCTCACCGTGGCCGCCAGCGACGCCGACCGCCGCGTCGTCACGAACGTCGAGCTCGGCAGCGGGATCTTGAAGCCCGACGTCAGCGTGCCGTGCGCTAACACGCTCGCGGTGGCGCCACACGGCGACGTGGAGTACACCGACACGCTGATCAAGGTGGCCACGTCATTGGCGGCCGCGCACGTCAGCGGCGTCGCGGCGTTGATCAAGAAGGCGCACCAGGAGTGGTCACCCGCCGCGATTAAATCGGCGATCGTCACAACAGCCGACCTGGTCGGACCCGGGGACGCCATGCCCGGCGACGCCGCGAGCTACTTCGTGACGGGCGCCGGCGAGGTGAACCCCATGAAGGCCATGGACCCGGGCCTCGTATATGACCTCACCACCGGTGACTTCATCCCGTATCTATGCGGCATGGGCCTCGGCGAGGACCGGATACGCAAGATCGTCGAGCCGGCGCACGCCTCGTGCGCGGAGACCGGGGAGATCGCGGCGAAGGACCTGAACTACCCTTCCATCATGATCGTCACGGGCGACGACGTGCGGCAGGTGGAGCCGAAGCGGACGGTGACGAACGTGGGGGAACCCGAGGAGACGTACAGCGCGGAGGTATTCGCTCCGGGCGTCGACGTAGCGGTGAACCCGTCGACTCTGGCGTTCAGCGACGTTGACCAGAAGAGGGACTTCGTTATCACGGTCAAGAGGGAGGCGAGCACGCCGACGAAAGCGGTGGTCGAGGGGGAGCTCAAGTGGGTGTCCGGGAAGCATGCCGTGCGGAGCCCCATGGTCATCGTCGTTGGAGAAACTTCTGCGTCTTACGGTGCCGATGTACCGGCAGGTATCGAGAGTTCGGATGAGAAGACTACCCCGCATGAGCCATCCTGA
- the LOC136477900 gene encoding uncharacterized protein isoform X2 translates to MAAASPPPSPPHAKRPKMSSSSDPEADAEPTSASAAVEGADPAQRRPRYKRRKVAILLGYCGAGYQGMQKNPGARTIEGDLEQALYQAGAVPEADRAAPRRYDWARAARTDKGVSAAAQVVSGRFYVDPPGFIDRLNAQLAPQIRAYGYVRVTNSFNAKKFCDRRRYLYLLPVFALDPSAHPDREAVMASMGSGSELSKCLECSERGRKVPGVMGREGKLPSPGQNGVDAPGEGSVASHDESGTLGDAKCDHTSSDGGNPCAHGEVGLNSTEKLDLPVSGDGTEAANAEMGSNGGGDVVQSDIYIGNEEKKLEPAATEEKAQDMDSEKSNGEEKPPTKSTFSYTDEVKERFNRILKYYVGTHNFHNFTTRTKAEDPAAKRFIISFGADRVVSLDGIDFVRCEVVGQSFMLHQIRKMIGLAVAVMRNCAPESIYDVAFRKDVNLNVPTAPEVGLYLDECMFTSYNKKWKDSHEAVSMEPYYEEAEEFKVKNIFTHIAAMEHKEGAVALWLHSLNHRNYPDFRYMETAEPKVGAEVESIDAGAEAKVGTEVENIEEAQMPSDNLSE, encoded by the exons ATGgccgccgcctcgccgccgccctcgccgccCCACGCAAAGCGCCCCAAGATGTCCTCCTCCTCCGACCCGGAAGCCGATGCTGAGCCCACCTCGGCCTCCGCCGCCGTTGAGGGCGCCGATCCTGCGCAGCGTCGCCCCAGGTACAAGCGCCGCAAGGTCGCCATCCTGCTCGGGTACTGCGGCGCGGGGTACCAGGGCATGCAGAAGAACCCGGGCGCGCGCACCATCGAGGGGGACCTCGAGCAGGCGCTCTACCAGGCGGGCGCCGTGCCCGAGGCCGACCGGGCCGCGCCGCGCCGTTACGACTGGGCACGTGCTGCGCGCACCGACAAGGGCGTCAGCGCCGCGGCGCAGGTAGTGTCCGGGCGCTTCTACGTCGACCCGCCGGGCTTCATCGATCGCTTGAACGCCCAGCTCGCGCCGCAGATCCGCGCCTACGGCTACGTGCGCGTAACCAACTCGTTCAACGCGAAGAAGTTCTGCGACCGCCGGAGGTACCTGTACCTGCTCCCCGTGTTTGCTCTTGACCCGAGCGCGCACCCGGACCGCGAGGCCGTCATGGCGAGCATGGGGAGTGGGAGCGAGCTTAGCAAGTGCCTGGAGTGCTCTGAGAGAGGCAGGAAGGTGCCTGGTGTCATGGGCCGGGAGGGGAAACTGCCCAGCCCCGGGCAGAATGGTGTTGATGCTCCCGGGGAAGGAAGTGTGGCCAGCCATGATGAATCTGGAACACTTGGGGATGCAAAATGTGATCATACAAGTTCAGATGGTGGTAACCCATGTGCGCATGGGGAGGTTGGACTGAACAGCACGGAGAAGCTTGATTTACCCGTCTCTGGTGATGGAACTGAAGCTGCAAATGCTGAGATGGGATCGAATGGTGGAGGTGATGTTGTACAGTCAG ATATTTATATTGGGAACGAGGAGAAGAAACTTGAACCTGCAGCCACTGAAGAGAAAGCACAAGATATGGATTCCGAGAAGAGCAATGGAGAAGAGAAGCCGCCAACTAAGAGCACCTTTTCTTACACTGATGAAGTGAAGGAGAGGTTCAACAGGATTCTCAAGTACTATGTTGGGACTCACAATTTCCATAACTTCACCACAAGAACTAAGGCAGAGGATCCTGCAGCGAAAAGGTTTATCATTTCCTTTGGCGCCGATCGTGTTGTCAGCCTGGATGGGATTGATTTTGTCAGGTGTGAAGTTGTTGGACAGAGTTTCATGCTCCATCAGATCCGGAAGATGATTGGTCTTGCTGTAGCTGTGATGAGGAACTGTGCACCTGAATCAATTTATGATGTCGCCTTTCGCAA GGATGTCAACCTTAATGTGCCTACTGCACCTGAGGTCGGTCTGTACCTAGATGAATGCATGTTCACATCATACAACAAGAAATGGAAGGATTCACATGAGGCAGTTTCCATGGAACCTTATTATGAGGAGGCTGAAGAGTTCAAGGTCAAGAATATTTTCACTCATATTGCGGCGATGGAACACAAGGAGGGAGCTGTAGCTTTGTGGTTGCACTCATTGAACCACAGAAATTATCCAGATTTCCGCTACATGGAAACCGCTGAGCCCAAGGTTGGTGCTGAAGTTGAGAGTATTGATGCTGGTGCAGAGGCCAAGGTTGGGACTGAAGTTGAGAATATTGAAGAAGCACAAATGCCAAGCGATAATCTAAGTGAGTAA
- the LOC136477901 gene encoding uncharacterized protein, whose translation MVVTVEKDATGEPALLLERSRAITLQGRDRKGRAVVRIVGNYFPARALGGRAEEALRSYLRERVLPEIGDREFVVVYMHSRVDRGRNFPGVGAIRGAYESLPAAAKERLRAVYFVHPALQSRLFFATFGRFLFSSGLYEKLQYMSRLEYVWAHIDKGQLEVPDCVRQHDDELERRPLMDYGIETTESRCMYDAASMDTSASLHSLRCAS comes from the exons ATGGTGGTTACCGTTGAGAAGGACGCGACTGGCGAGCCGGCGCTGCTGCTGGAGCGAAGCCGGGCGATCACCCTGCAGGGCCGTGACCGGAAGGGCCGTGCCGTCGTCAGGATCGTCGGCAACTATTTTCCAG CGCGCGCACTGGGCGGGCGGGCGGAGGAGGCGCTGCGGTCGTACCTGCGGGAGCGCGTGCTCCCGGAGATCGGGGACCGGGAGTTCGTGGTGGTGTACATGCACTCCCGCGTGGATCGCGGCCGCAACTTCCCCGGCGTCGGCGCGATCCGCGGCGCGTACGAGTCGCTGCCGGCCGCGGCCAAGGAGCGGCTGCGCGCCGTCTACTTCGTGCACCCAGCCCTCCAGTCCAGGCTCTTCTTCGCCACCTTCGGGCGCTTCCTCTTCAGCTCAGG GTTGTATGAGAAGCTGCAATACATGAGCCGGCTCGAGTACGTCTGGGCGCACATAGACAAGGGGCAGCTGGAGGTCCCGGACTGCGTGCGCCAGCACGACGACGAGCTGGAGCGCCGCCCGCTGATGgactacggcatcgagacgacGGAGAGCCGCTGCATGTATGACGCCGCGTCCATGGACACCTCGGCGTCCCTGCACTCGCTCCGCTGCGCCTCCTAG